Proteins co-encoded in one Sulfurimonas sp. HSL1-2 genomic window:
- a CDS encoding acetate kinase → MKILVINAGSSSVKFKLFEMRSEQVIVSGLVENIGRDDAHAILHGCQEHVRLDLPVADHDAALAAVRDLLIDNGFIDSFDALEGIGHRVVHGGERFSGPVRIDDTVLEAIEALSPLAPLHNPANARGIRAMRSLAPHVPQIAVFDTAFHHTMPPSAFRYALPARFYSELSVRRYGFHGTSHAYVAAECAARMGKSLDAVNLITLHLGNGASACAIRNGRSIDTSMGFTPLEGLVMGTRSGDIDPGLLAYLSRETGMGAEELDTLLNRECGLKGIAGTNDMRDIENRMRDEDPDALLAFELFVRRIRKYIGAYAVLLDRVDAVVFTGGIGEHSAAVRHAVCKGLHILGIETDKMKNENLTEEGGAFHAEESRSQLHVIPTDEEHSIARQCLPYLTQGR, encoded by the coding sequence GTGAAGATCCTCGTCATCAACGCCGGCAGTTCGTCGGTGAAGTTCAAACTCTTTGAAATGCGCTCGGAACAGGTGATCGTCTCGGGCCTCGTGGAAAATATCGGCCGTGATGATGCCCATGCCATCCTGCACGGATGCCAGGAGCACGTCCGTCTCGACCTCCCCGTCGCCGACCACGACGCCGCACTTGCCGCGGTTCGCGACCTGCTGATCGACAACGGGTTCATCGACAGTTTCGACGCGCTTGAGGGCATTGGCCACCGGGTCGTACACGGCGGCGAGCGTTTCAGCGGTCCCGTACGCATCGACGACACGGTCCTGGAAGCCATCGAAGCCCTCAGCCCCCTGGCCCCCCTGCACAACCCGGCCAACGCCAGGGGAATCAGGGCCATGCGGAGCCTCGCCCCCCATGTCCCGCAGATCGCGGTCTTTGATACGGCATTTCACCACACCATGCCCCCTTCCGCCTTCCGCTACGCCCTGCCGGCGCGCTTCTACAGCGAACTCTCCGTCCGCCGTTACGGCTTTCACGGCACCTCCCATGCCTACGTCGCCGCCGAATGCGCGGCGCGGATGGGCAAATCCCTCGACGCCGTCAACCTCATCACCCTGCACCTGGGCAACGGGGCCAGCGCCTGTGCCATCCGTAACGGCCGCAGCATCGATACCTCAATGGGATTCACCCCGCTCGAAGGGCTCGTCATGGGGACGCGAAGCGGCGATATCGACCCGGGCCTGCTCGCCTACCTGTCGCGCGAAACCGGTATGGGTGCGGAAGAGCTCGATACCCTTCTGAACCGTGAATGCGGTCTGAAGGGTATCGCGGGGACCAACGATATGCGCGATATCGAAAACCGGATGCGCGACGAAGACCCCGACGCCCTGCTCGCCTTCGAACTCTTCGTCCGCCGCATCCGCAAATATATCGGCGCCTACGCCGTGCTGCTCGACCGCGTGGATGCCGTCGTCTTTACCGGAGGTATCGGCGAACACAGCGCCGCCGTCCGCCATGCCGTCTGCAAAGGGCTGCATATCCTGGGAATCGAGACCGATAAGATGAAAAATGAGAATCTGACGGAAGAGGGAGGCGCATTCCACGCCGAAGAGAGCCGAAGCCAGCTGCATGTCATCCCCACGGACGAAGAACACTCCATAGCACGGCAGTGCCTGCCCTACCTCACCCAGGGAAGATAA
- the pta gene encoding phosphate acetyltransferase: MNAETARSLYIVSKTRNAGSILVALGMTELLLRLHGRVAFFRPLIADAPGEDPDTRTILSHFALEQPYESAVGLTVSEAETLLSEGKIDRLVETIIERHDALLEAYDFVLCQGVVNESLSQLIDFDLNVEIAKNLAAPVVGVIPARGMDETGLKEALRLWSHTIKKQGVSLIMLFANRCDAVLYETHRHDQNISPGIPEPVVLLPEVTTLDRPNVLQLAEGLGAKVLIGTDEQLHRLIDQPRVAAMHLEHFLTHIRPNDLIITPSDRADIILGATAANYAGNFPAVSAVLLTGETPPAESIIDLLRGLDAMQIPLLYLPKETIEAVQMVRAFPARIDAAAPKKIATALGVFNQNVDAGLIEAKLAAASAGIVTPAMFEHRLFARAAGDRKTIILPETSDDRILRAADILLRRRAVGIALLGKAETIAARAAALGLDLRGAIIVDPNDEQQKLHLAKAYVKLRAHKGVSLEAAYDALGNTTLFATMMVAVGACDGMVSGATHTTRETILPALQTIKTAPGQTLVSSCFFMCFDTRVLVYADCAVNPDPDAAQLAEIAIASAETAKRFGIEPRVAMLSYSTGNSGVGSDVEKVREATKLVRERRPDLAVDGPIQYDAAIDPDIGAQKLPGSSVAGQATVFIFPDLNTGNNTYKAVQRSSGAVAVGPVLQGLNRPVNDLSRGCSVADIVNTVAITAIQAQESLS; the protein is encoded by the coding sequence ATGAATGCCGAAACCGCACGCTCACTCTACATTGTCTCGAAAACCCGCAATGCCGGCAGCATCCTTGTAGCGCTCGGCATGACGGAACTGCTGCTGCGCCTGCACGGCAGAGTCGCGTTTTTCCGCCCGCTGATTGCCGATGCCCCCGGTGAAGATCCCGATACACGGACCATCCTCAGCCATTTTGCCCTGGAACAGCCCTACGAGAGTGCCGTCGGTCTGACCGTCTCCGAAGCCGAAACACTGCTCTCCGAAGGGAAGATTGACCGGCTGGTGGAAACAATCATCGAACGGCACGACGCCCTGCTGGAGGCATACGATTTCGTCCTCTGCCAGGGCGTGGTGAACGAATCACTCTCGCAGCTGATCGACTTCGACCTCAACGTCGAGATCGCCAAAAACCTCGCGGCACCCGTTGTGGGTGTCATCCCGGCCCGCGGGATGGATGAGACCGGGCTGAAAGAGGCGCTGCGGCTCTGGAGCCATACCATCAAAAAACAGGGCGTCTCGCTCATAATGCTCTTTGCGAACCGTTGCGACGCCGTGCTCTACGAAACCCACCGCCACGACCAGAACATCAGCCCCGGCATCCCGGAACCGGTCGTTCTGCTGCCAGAGGTGACGACCCTGGACCGCCCCAACGTCCTCCAGCTCGCCGAAGGCCTCGGCGCGAAGGTGCTGATCGGCACCGACGAACAGCTGCACCGCCTCATCGACCAGCCGCGCGTTGCCGCCATGCACCTGGAACACTTCCTGACACATATCCGCCCCAACGACCTCATCATCACCCCTTCGGACCGCGCCGACATCATCCTCGGCGCCACGGCCGCCAACTACGCCGGAAACTTCCCCGCCGTCAGTGCCGTCCTCCTGACGGGTGAAACGCCTCCCGCAGAAAGTATCATTGATCTGCTAAGAGGCCTTGACGCTATGCAGATCCCGCTGCTGTACCTCCCCAAAGAGACGATTGAGGCCGTCCAGATGGTCCGTGCCTTCCCCGCGCGCATCGATGCCGCAGCCCCCAAGAAGATCGCCACCGCGCTGGGGGTCTTCAACCAGAATGTCGACGCGGGGCTGATCGAAGCCAAGCTCGCCGCGGCATCGGCCGGGATCGTCACCCCGGCGATGTTTGAACACCGCCTCTTCGCCCGGGCCGCGGGCGACCGTAAAACGATTATCCTCCCCGAAACCTCCGACGACCGCATCCTCCGGGCCGCCGACATCCTGCTGCGACGGCGGGCCGTCGGCATCGCGCTGCTGGGCAAAGCAGAAACGATCGCGGCACGTGCCGCGGCCCTGGGGCTCGACCTGCGCGGGGCGATTATTGTCGACCCGAATGACGAACAGCAGAAACTTCACCTCGCCAAAGCCTATGTCAAACTCCGCGCCCATAAGGGGGTCAGCCTCGAAGCCGCCTATGACGCCCTGGGCAATACAACTCTCTTTGCGACGATGATGGTGGCAGTGGGGGCGTGCGACGGGATGGTCAGCGGGGCGACGCACACGACCCGTGAAACCATCCTCCCCGCCCTGCAGACGATTAAAACAGCCCCGGGGCAGACCCTCGTCTCGAGCTGCTTTTTCATGTGCTTCGACACCCGGGTCCTCGTCTATGCCGACTGCGCCGTCAACCCGGACCCCGATGCGGCCCAGCTGGCCGAGATCGCGATCGCGTCGGCGGAGACGGCGAAGCGCTTCGGCATCGAACCACGCGTAGCGATGCTCTCCTATTCCACCGGGAATTCCGGGGTGGGCAGCGACGTCGAGAAGGTGCGCGAAGCGACAAAGCTGGTACGCGAACGGCGGCCCGACCTCGCGGTGGACGGCCCCATCCAGTACGACGCGGCCATCGACCCGGACATCGGGGCGCAGAAGCTGCCCGGCAGTTCGGTGGCGGGGCAGGCGACCGTCTTCATCTTCCCCGACCTCAACACCGGCAATAACACCTACAAAGCCGTCCAGCGTTCGTCGGGTGCCGTCGCCGTCGGGCCGGTGCTGCAGGGGCTGAACCGCCCGGTCAATGACCTGAGCCGCGGCTGCAGCGTCGCCGACATCGTCAACACCGTCGCCATTACTGCCATCCAGGCACAGGAGAGCCTCTCGTGA
- a CDS encoding DUF748 domain-containing protein, with product MKRWIRRILLGVLSLYLLAALFAVPYLIRTKVPELVGEITGGTLEIDGAQFNPFILDLTVEGIRFADPDGAPLASLRRLDVNVDVLHLLWGEISVEYFGLRGLRLSIVQEPDGGFNFDWLTHLGSADTAQTQTPPAETNGSTMPSLRLETFELEDGGITFTDLSRPVPLQLDFSPIGLDLHDIDTGGGGDNELHLFAHTEEGGLLDVKSRVHSFDPFAISGTVDYDAGRLYDAWHFLREISALEVADGRMELHFTYDVNLAELNATTIDELRFALNRLRVKPKAENADVLRVASLTVEGGPIHPLAQFGRIDTAGIDGLYVDLKRHRDGSLNWAHYFPKTDEANVSAAPAPDTAATASAPWDLLINRVALRHIRGRFDDASVRPAVHLALDEFNLTARHVSALPATPLAYDMALQLNKAMRCEAEGRLSHTPLDATALAACSGLDVTWFNPYIDAAADAALARHDVVLRSAVLGAAADVTAREANASVNVTVNDANATLQSLLVTPKGSKRELVAFDALSVTGVTASTAAKKAGVGRIVLEKPQVNLRRERDGSIDAAQLVKAKPAAPAKRGTAQKAQQAETPWSAAIDKIQVRSGAASFRDAAIARTTTTRLQRFDLDVNGVTTDPSRTIGLQGSFRINGDGRVRAKGSVVPEPLKATTDFSVSGLRLKPFSPYVEKGMFIRIADGRVGLKGQTSYRPSKRAADLRLRGDFNLNDLLVNDTRDGIPLVSMKTLEAKKLLFELSPDQFYVDNVTMGGFFSSILIDANKTLNLANLVRTSEKATATKLADKPAEADKQPFPVRIMKFTLYNGAVHFADESLPLPFDTQIHDVNGEVLGISTLPEDTTYLQLAGEIDEYGAAKAEGSLNTGDPKAFTDIGVNFRNIELKSYTPYSGKFVGRAIDSGKLSVTLRYRIVKGAMQGDNGMVINKIMLGDTIESNDSVSLPLDFAIALLEDRDGVIDIDMPVEGDVNNPQFKWGKVVWKAFVNLLTKAVTAPFDLIGSMLGIKGDDLKEVVFAAGSPAVDAVARERLDMLAKVLVKRPKLAMTVQGTYDPKADAYELKKQALVREVLARSGEDAATTENALVPQLLEPLFEKRLGTEALNALEEEIDAMDADRKTRKRVYREKLVAKMIASQPLPDGALEALARARAEAIRNYMITTHGMETGRITERDPEALSSEKGEVPSHIGLDAAK from the coding sequence ATGAAACGGTGGATCCGGCGCATTCTGCTCGGCGTGCTCTCGCTTTATCTTCTGGCGGCACTCTTTGCCGTTCCCTACCTGATCCGCACAAAAGTGCCGGAGCTGGTCGGGGAGATAACCGGGGGGACGCTGGAGATCGACGGGGCCCAGTTCAACCCTTTCATCCTCGACCTGACGGTGGAGGGGATCCGATTTGCCGACCCCGACGGCGCGCCGCTGGCGAGCCTGCGGCGTCTGGACGTCAACGTCGATGTGCTTCACCTGTTGTGGGGGGAGATCTCCGTCGAGTATTTCGGGCTGCGGGGACTGCGCCTCTCCATTGTACAGGAGCCAGACGGGGGGTTCAACTTTGACTGGCTGACGCACCTTGGCAGTGCCGACACCGCACAGACTCAGACACCTCCCGCGGAGACGAACGGCAGTACCATGCCCTCGCTGCGCCTGGAGACGTTCGAGCTTGAAGACGGCGGGATCACCTTTACCGACCTCTCCCGTCCCGTGCCGCTTCAGCTGGATTTCTCACCGATCGGCCTTGATCTGCACGATATCGATACCGGGGGCGGCGGCGATAACGAACTGCACCTCTTTGCCCATACGGAGGAGGGCGGACTGCTCGACGTCAAGAGCCGCGTGCACTCCTTTGATCCCTTTGCCATCTCGGGAACGGTCGATTACGATGCGGGGCGCCTCTATGACGCCTGGCACTTTCTGCGCGAGATCAGCGCCCTCGAGGTGGCCGACGGCCGCATGGAGCTGCACTTTACCTATGACGTCAACCTGGCGGAGCTGAATGCCACGACGATCGATGAGCTTCGCTTCGCCCTCAACCGCCTTCGCGTCAAACCCAAGGCTGAGAACGCGGATGTGCTGCGCGTAGCATCGCTGACGGTCGAGGGGGGACCGATACATCCGCTCGCGCAGTTCGGCCGGATTGATACGGCGGGGATCGACGGGCTCTATGTCGATCTCAAGCGGCACAGAGACGGCAGCCTAAACTGGGCGCACTATTTCCCCAAGACGGATGAAGCCAACGTTTCCGCCGCACCGGCCCCGGACACGGCGGCGACAGCTTCCGCTCCGTGGGATCTGCTCATCAACCGGGTGGCACTGAGGCACATCCGGGGGCGTTTCGACGACGCCAGCGTCCGCCCGGCCGTGCACCTTGCGCTGGACGAGTTCAACCTGACCGCGCGCCATGTCAGCGCGCTCCCGGCCACGCCGCTCGCCTATGACATGGCATTGCAGCTCAACAAAGCGATGCGCTGCGAGGCGGAGGGGAGGCTTTCGCATACGCCGCTGGACGCGACCGCCCTGGCAGCGTGCAGCGGACTGGACGTGACCTGGTTCAACCCCTACATCGATGCCGCCGCCGATGCCGCGCTGGCCCGGCACGATGTCGTACTGCGCAGCGCCGTACTGGGCGCCGCCGCGGACGTCACCGCCCGGGAAGCGAACGCGTCGGTCAACGTCACCGTCAACGACGCCAATGCAACGCTGCAGTCGCTGCTGGTGACGCCCAAAGGCTCGAAACGGGAGCTTGTCGCTTTCGATGCGCTTTCCGTCACGGGCGTGACGGCGTCGACGGCGGCGAAGAAGGCCGGGGTCGGGCGGATCGTGCTTGAGAAGCCCCAGGTCAACCTGCGCCGCGAGCGCGACGGCAGTATCGACGCCGCACAGCTGGTCAAAGCGAAACCGGCCGCACCGGCCAAACGCGGCACCGCCCAAAAGGCGCAGCAGGCGGAGACGCCCTGGAGTGCCGCCATCGATAAGATACAGGTTCGTAGCGGTGCCGCTTCGTTCCGCGACGCCGCCATCGCGCGCACGACCACGACGCGCTTGCAGCGTTTTGACCTGGATGTGAACGGCGTGACGACGGACCCCTCCCGCACCATCGGCCTGCAGGGCAGCTTCCGCATCAACGGCGACGGGAGGGTGCGTGCGAAAGGGTCGGTCGTGCCGGAGCCGCTGAAGGCAACGACGGATTTCAGCGTCTCGGGGCTGCGCCTGAAACCCTTCAGCCCCTACGTGGAAAAGGGGATGTTCATACGGATCGCCGACGGGCGTGTCGGCCTGAAGGGGCAGACCAGCTACCGCCCATCAAAGCGTGCGGCGGACCTTCGGCTTCGCGGCGACTTTAACCTGAATGACCTTCTGGTCAACGACACCCGCGACGGGATCCCCCTTGTCTCGATGAAGACGCTGGAGGCCAAAAAGCTTCTGTTCGAACTCTCCCCCGACCAGTTCTATGTCGATAACGTGACGATGGGCGGATTCTTCAGCTCGATCCTGATCGATGCAAACAAAACACTGAACCTTGCAAACCTTGTGCGAACTTCGGAGAAAGCCACGGCGACGAAACTGGCAGACAAACCGGCCGAAGCAGACAAGCAGCCCTTCCCCGTCCGTATCATGAAGTTTACGCTCTACAACGGGGCCGTGCATTTTGCCGATGAGTCGCTTCCGCTCCCCTTCGACACGCAGATCCATGATGTCAACGGCGAGGTGCTGGGGATTTCAACGCTGCCCGAAGACACGACCTACCTGCAGTTGGCGGGGGAGATCGACGAGTACGGCGCGGCCAAGGCCGAGGGGAGCCTCAACACGGGCGACCCGAAAGCCTTTACGGATATCGGGGTCAACTTCCGCAATATCGAGCTGAAATCCTACACCCCCTACTCGGGCAAGTTCGTCGGCCGGGCGATCGACAGCGGAAAGCTTTCGGTGACGCTGCGTTACCGGATCGTCAAGGGCGCGATGCAGGGGGACAACGGGATGGTCATCAACAAGATCATGCTCGGCGATACCATCGAAAGCAACGATTCGGTGAGCCTGCCGCTCGATTTCGCCATCGCCCTGCTCGAAGACCGCGACGGCGTCATCGATATCGACATGCCGGTCGAGGGGGATGTGAACAATCCGCAATTCAAATGGGGCAAGGTGGTCTGGAAGGCTTTCGTCAACCTGCTGACGAAGGCGGTCACGGCGCCGTTCGATCTGATCGGCTCCATGCTGGGCATCAAAGGCGACGACCTCAAAGAGGTCGTTTTCGCCGCGGGATCGCCGGCAGTCGACGCCGTGGCACGGGAACGGCTCGATATGCTGGCGAAGGTGTTGGTCAAACGTCCGAAACTCGCCATGACGGTGCAGGGAACGTACGACCCGAAAGCGGATGCCTATGAGCTGAAGAAGCAGGCGCTGGTCCGCGAGGTGCTGGCACGCAGCGGCGAGGATGCCGCAACGACGGAGAATGCGCTGGTGCCGCAGCTGCTGGAACCGCTCTTCGAGAAGCGGCTGGGCACAGAGGCGCTTAATGCGCTCGAAGAGGAGATCGATGCGATGGACGCGGACCGGAAGACGAGGAAACGGGTCTACCGCGAGAAACTGGTCGCGAAGATGATCGCGAGCCAGCCGCTGCCCGACGGGGCGTTGGAGGCACTGGCACGTGCCCGTGCGGAAGCGATACGTAACTATATGATCACCACGCACGGCATGGAAACGGGCCGGATCACGGAGCGTGATCCGGAAGCCCTCAGCAGCGAGAAGGGCGAGGTGCCGTCGCACATCGGCCTTGACGCGGCAAAATAG
- a CDS encoding PilT/PilU family type 4a pilus ATPase, whose product MDKLVEKEGSDLFVKSGAVVTARIEGDLTPLTAEMLSGSKVEAIARHILGAQYEIFEQQFEYDTMYVLNAESRFRVNLFWHLDGIAMVFRLVPLEIKTLEALNLPDQLHRLTKLERGLVLVTGTTGSGKSTTLASLIEEINRERRKHIITIEDPVEFVHIDKKSVIEQRNVGLHTKGFNQALRAAMRENPDIIMVGEMRDLETAENVLQAVNTGHLVFSTLHTLDAKETIDRLIAIFPPFEQERVRLNLASNLEAVVSQRLIHDKNGGLVPACEMLFRSPMAAHLIRTKRDFELNDVMENEHSHFGSTTFNQALFELCLNDVISEEVAYSQSGSPTDLQLMFAQSSEYQKKIGNTLENIKEEVGLKQPPPLVEPE is encoded by the coding sequence TTGGACAAACTTGTCGAGAAAGAGGGAAGTGACCTCTTTGTCAAAAGCGGCGCCGTCGTTACGGCGCGGATCGAGGGGGACCTGACCCCGCTGACGGCCGAGATGCTCAGTGGCTCGAAAGTCGAGGCGATCGCCCGCCATATCCTCGGGGCGCAGTACGAGATCTTCGAGCAGCAGTTCGAGTATGACACGATGTACGTGCTCAACGCCGAGAGCCGCTTCCGGGTCAACCTCTTCTGGCACCTCGACGGGATCGCGATGGTGTTCCGCCTTGTGCCGCTGGAGATCAAGACGCTCGAGGCGCTCAACCTCCCCGATCAGCTGCACCGGCTCACAAAACTGGAGCGGGGCCTGGTGCTTGTCACGGGAACGACGGGCAGCGGAAAATCGACGACCCTGGCGTCGCTGATCGAAGAGATCAACCGGGAGCGCCGTAAGCACATCATCACGATCGAGGACCCGGTCGAATTCGTCCATATCGACAAAAAGAGCGTGATCGAACAGCGCAACGTCGGGTTGCATACCAAGGGCTTCAACCAGGCACTGCGGGCAGCGATGCGTGAGAATCCCGACATCATTATGGTCGGCGAGATGCGCGACCTCGAAACGGCGGAGAACGTCCTGCAGGCAGTCAATACCGGACACCTCGTCTTTTCGACCCTGCATACCCTCGACGCCAAGGAGACGATCGACCGCCTTATCGCGATCTTCCCGCCTTTTGAGCAGGAGCGCGTCCGCCTGAACCTTGCGAGCAACCTCGAAGCGGTGGTCTCCCAGCGGCTCATCCATGACAAGAACGGCGGGCTCGTCCCGGCCTGCGAGATGCTGTTCCGCTCGCCGATGGCCGCGCACCTGATCCGGACCAAGCGGGATTTCGAACTCAACGATGTGATGGAGAACGAGCATTCGCACTTCGGTTCGACGACGTTCAACCAGGCCCTTTTCGAACTCTGTCTCAACGACGTCATTTCCGAAGAGGTGGCCTACAGCCAAAGCGGCAGCCCGACCGACTTGCAGTTGATGTTCGCCCAGAGCAGCGAGTACCAGAAGAAGATCGGCAATACGCTCGAGAACATCAAAGAGGAAGTGGGCCTCAAACAGCCGCCGCCGCTCGTGGAACCGGAGTAG
- a CDS encoding MnmC family methyltransferase: protein MPRFDDALHQSVRSEDGTNTAYSVEYGEHYHSTKDGALTESLQKHVIPAFSCFETAPSLRILDICFGLGFNTLATLYYMQEQGIGKKIEIVSPELDEALVRSLDTFEYPEIFHPFQPIIEAISRTGSYEDERVKITVLFGDARETLPTLTEPFDIVYQDAFSPEHNPILWTSEYFAELARLTHDTSVITTYSTALRTRLALYENGFNIYLNKGEGFRDATVACKSGLPRFEKVDMAHKIACNPDVKSLRDADLV from the coding sequence ATGCCGCGTTTTGACGATGCGCTGCACCAAAGCGTGCGCAGCGAAGACGGTACGAATACCGCCTATTCGGTCGAGTACGGCGAGCATTACCACTCCACGAAGGATGGGGCGCTGACGGAGTCACTGCAAAAGCACGTCATTCCGGCTTTCTCCTGTTTTGAGACGGCACCGTCGCTGCGTATCCTCGACATCTGTTTCGGGCTGGGCTTCAATACGCTCGCAACGCTCTACTATATGCAGGAGCAGGGGATCGGCAAAAAGATCGAGATCGTCTCCCCCGAGCTGGACGAGGCGCTGGTGCGCTCGCTGGACACCTTTGAGTACCCGGAGATCTTCCATCCTTTCCAGCCGATCATTGAAGCGATCAGCCGGACGGGCAGCTACGAAGATGAGCGGGTGAAGATTACGGTGCTCTTCGGTGACGCTCGCGAAACGCTGCCGACTCTGACGGAGCCCTTCGACATCGTCTACCAGGATGCGTTCAGCCCGGAGCACAACCCGATCCTCTGGACCTCCGAATATTTTGCCGAGCTGGCGCGCCTGACCCATGATACAAGTGTCATTACGACCTATTCCACGGCTCTCCGGACCCGACTGGCCCTCTATGAGAACGGCTTCAACATCTACCTGAACAAGGGGGAAGGGTTCCGCGACGCAACGGTGGCATGCAAAAGCGGACTGCCACGTTTCGAGAAGGTCGATATGGCGCATAAGATTGCCTGCAATCCGGATGTTAAAAGTCTGCGGGATGCGGATCTGGTTTGA
- a CDS encoding site-specific integrase produces MAMKPAGGKYNGVWINELKNGDVSYYINYRDEHGKPKKVQVGKKTKTSDFTVKDAFAKLIEMKYRLQHDEEPVLKGGRVAKIKLDDLWEKYFSYAKANKKSYLIDKQNYYKHIKPRFGHKNVKGLSSLEFEKFKQDLMAKGLEAQTVKHQLTLIRTIINFAIKHNVLKNFTNPIGGGKVKMPDIDNKRQAYLTKEQAREILEVLKATHPLTYHLTVLLLFTGARFSEITGASAQKNKTGMDTRLKWHDVNFENNTIYFKKTKNGNDRHIAMNGILRETMDYLYANRFDDNVICNSNGGIVLRMPDYFLAAVEIVIPGNRNRENKYKITAHSLRHTHASWLAEAGLDILQIKEQLGHKNIEMTMRYAHLIPNVRHQVTKVLFS; encoded by the coding sequence ATGGCTATGAAACCTGCCGGTGGGAAGTACAATGGAGTATGGATCAATGAGCTCAAAAATGGTGACGTTTCATACTACATCAACTACCGCGATGAGCATGGGAAGCCGAAAAAGGTTCAGGTAGGTAAAAAAACCAAAACATCCGACTTTACAGTGAAAGACGCTTTCGCAAAACTCATCGAAATGAAATATCGACTTCAACATGACGAAGAACCGGTGCTCAAGGGTGGAAGAGTTGCCAAGATTAAGCTCGATGATTTGTGGGAAAAGTATTTCAGTTATGCCAAGGCCAATAAAAAATCCTATCTCATAGACAAACAGAATTATTATAAGCATATCAAACCCAGATTCGGTCATAAAAATGTAAAAGGGTTGAGCTCTTTGGAGTTTGAAAAGTTCAAGCAGGATCTCATGGCCAAAGGCCTGGAGGCTCAAACTGTCAAACACCAGTTGACCTTGATCCGAACAATCATCAATTTTGCGATCAAACACAATGTTCTCAAAAACTTCACCAACCCCATCGGAGGCGGAAAAGTGAAAATGCCTGACATCGACAATAAACGTCAGGCATATCTGACTAAAGAACAGGCTAGAGAAATTCTGGAGGTTTTGAAAGCGACGCATCCGCTTACATATCATTTGACCGTGTTATTGCTTTTTACCGGGGCCCGTTTCAGCGAGATTACGGGTGCTTCGGCACAGAAGAACAAAACAGGCATGGATACTCGATTGAAGTGGCATGACGTCAATTTTGAAAACAACACCATCTATTTCAAAAAGACGAAGAATGGGAATGATCGCCATATCGCAATGAATGGGATCCTCAGAGAGACTATGGACTATCTCTATGCAAATAGGTTTGATGATAATGTCATATGCAATAGCAATGGTGGAATTGTTTTGAGAATGCCGGACTATTTTTTGGCTGCGGTGGAAATTGTGATTCCAGGGAATAGAAACAGAGAAAATAAATACAAAATCACCGCCCATTCATTACGGCATACACATGCAAGTTGGCTGGCGGAAGCGGGACTGGACATTTTGCAAATCAAAGAACAACTTGGGCACAAAAACATTGAGATGACAATGCGCTATGCACATCTTATCCCAAATGTAAGACATCAGGTGACAAAGGTATTATTCTCCTAG
- a CDS encoding ParA family protein — MILTLSHQKGGVGKSTIAWNLALEFSKFLPVTVIDLDMQRSMSAANRIRTDKGMAPLDICHFGDADEFVHYIEKDHEGRLTIIDSGGFDSSFNRIAIMASDVLLTPVSDKPFDLLGLQKYEEILEALSGFQEKTIKTHVVLNNLNPALRNFGDVMEFVLMSEYFELMTSVLRQRVDFSNSVGVGKSVIEHAPQGRAALEMKALCKEIGEILNIL; from the coding sequence TTGATTCTTACACTTTCTCACCAAAAAGGCGGCGTTGGAAAGTCGACTATCGCCTGGAACCTGGCATTGGAATTCTCAAAGTTCTTACCCGTTACAGTCATCGATTTGGATATGCAGCGTTCCATGAGTGCTGCAAATAGGATTCGTACTGACAAGGGTATGGCACCTCTTGATATCTGTCATTTTGGAGATGCTGACGAGTTTGTTCACTATATCGAAAAAGATCATGAGGGTCGTCTCACTATCATCGATTCTGGCGGGTTCGACAGTTCATTCAACCGAATAGCCATTATGGCGTCAGATGTCCTCTTGACTCCAGTATCCGACAAGCCATTCGATCTTTTAGGACTACAGAAATATGAAGAGATATTGGAAGCGTTGTCGGGCTTTCAAGAAAAGACCATTAAAACGCACGTTGTGTTAAATAACTTGAACCCTGCTCTCAGAAATTTTGGTGATGTTATGGAGTTTGTATTGATGTCGGAATACTTTGAACTCATGACGTCGGTATTGAGGCAGCGAGTGGATTTTTCTAACTCTGTTGGTGTAGGGAAAAGTGTCATAGAACATGCTCCTCAGGGCAGGGCGGCTCTGGAGATGAAAGCGTTGTGTAAAGAGATAGGTGAGATATTAAATATATTATAA